AAAGCTCCAGGCCGACCTCTCCGAGAACCTGGAGCGCAAGCAGAAAGGCGAGCAGTTCAAGATCCTCGATCCGGCCAACCTGCCGGAGAAGCCCTTCTATCCAAAACGGCTCCGCTACGTTGCAGCGGGTCTGATAGGTGGGCTGGGGCTCGGCGTGGGGCTGGTGCTCCTGTTGGACATCCTGGACGGCAGCATCCGCAGCCGGGACGAACTGCACCAGATCACCGAAACGCCGGTGCTCACCATCATCCCCGAGATCGTCACGCCCGAGACCCTGCGGCGGCGATGGATGATCCGGGTGGGCGCGACCGGCGCCGGCCTAGCCTGCGTGGCGATCCTGCTGATCGTGGTCCACTTCCAGGTGAAACCGCTGCCGAAGGCGTTGTCGGACCTCTATACCCAGGTGCGGAACACACACTGGACTACGGTGAGATAGAAAACTTAAGGCCGCGCATCGTCGGACCTTCCTTTCTGGAGTCTGGGGTCCCGCATAAAACTGCGGTGGAAACCAGATTTGTCGGAGAATTTGTAAAGGAGGAAGAGGGTGGAAGCTTTGCTGTTTGAGGTGACCGAATTCTTGCTTCGGGATCCCGACCTGGCGACGGGACGGGAACAAATAGATCCGGATGAACCTTTACTGGAGGGCGGGCTCATCGATTCCATGGGTGTGCTTAAGTTGATCGCCTTTTTGGAGGAGCGTTTTGGCGTTGTTTTTGGCGATGACGATATCGATGCGGAAAAGTTCAGATCTATCCGCACGATCGTTTCGTTGGTTAGCAGTAAACGGGATGCCAAGGCTGTTTCCTGACTTGCAGAACTAGCCACCCTTGTCTGGCTTTGAGTCGGGCGGGGAAATGTTCTCGATAATCGGCTGAAGATAGTCCATTTGCCCTGGGGAACTTGAGCGCAGGCTCGCCAAACGGCGGGCATCTGAGGGATGCAGTGATTCGGATCACCGTAGCAGACAGCCTGAGGGAACAGGCCGGGATCTGGCCGGACAAGGAAGCGCTCGTTCACCGCCAGCGCCGCATCTCCTACGCGTCCTTGGATGCCGAGGTCGATCGGCTGGCCTGTTTGCTCCTGGACCAGGGCCTGCGCAAGGGCGACCGTGTCGCCGTCTACATGGAAAAGAGCCCGGAGGAGGCGGCTTCCCTCCTGGCCGCGGCGCGGGCCGGGGGGGTGTTCATCGA
This is a stretch of genomic DNA from Deferrisoma camini S3R1. It encodes these proteins:
- a CDS encoding acyl carrier protein, with amino-acid sequence MEALLFEVTEFLLRDPDLATGREQIDPDEPLLEGGLIDSMGVLKLIAFLEERFGVVFGDDDIDAEKFRSIRTIVSLVSSKRDAKAVS